The following are encoded in a window of Haloarcula laminariae genomic DNA:
- a CDS encoding DUF7130 family rubredoxin-like protein: MTDMFATADQEDLAFGMTVYDESGEELGTIRGFDKHGFYVSVEDGIQSLTDDHRTTGAAGEAELMWRCWECGAMGEIDEDIPETCPDCGAPKEEIYYWTED; the protein is encoded by the coding sequence ATGACTGATATGTTCGCCACAGCCGACCAGGAGGACCTCGCGTTCGGGATGACGGTGTACGACGAGTCGGGCGAGGAGCTCGGGACCATCCGGGGGTTCGACAAGCACGGGTTCTACGTCTCCGTCGAGGACGGCATCCAGTCGCTGACCGACGACCACCGCACCACCGGTGCCGCCGGCGAGGCCGAACTGATGTGGCGCTGCTGGGAGTGTGGCGCTATGGGCGAGATAGACGAGGATATCCCCGAGACCTGTCCCGATTGTGGCGCCCCCAAAGAGGAGATATACTACTGGACCGAGGACTGA
- a CDS encoding ketopantoate reductase family protein yields MDIAVVGAGSLGSLLGGLLAREHDVTLVGRDPHMQRVAAEGLRVAGVEQFRVTPAARTDVPDSADLAVVAVKSHDTAAVADQLAGCELGACLSVQNGMGNEATLAAALDCPVLAGTCTYGARLDEPGTVAFTGRGEVVLGPPAGGRSETAERVGAAFGGAGVETTVAADMPSRLWAKLAVNAAINAATALARVENGALADGPGAALAADAARETARVAREQGVDLADERAVELTRQVVRDTAANRSSMLQDVEAGRATEIDAINGYVVAAADGPVPVNETLTRLVRTRERAD; encoded by the coding sequence ATGGACATCGCCGTCGTCGGCGCCGGGAGCCTGGGGAGCCTGCTGGGCGGGCTGCTCGCCCGCGAGCACGACGTGACGCTGGTCGGCCGGGACCCACACATGCAGCGGGTCGCGGCCGAGGGGCTCCGCGTCGCGGGCGTCGAGCAGTTCCGCGTCACGCCGGCGGCTCGAACCGACGTACCCGACAGCGCCGACCTCGCCGTCGTCGCCGTGAAGAGCCACGACACCGCCGCCGTCGCCGACCAGCTCGCCGGCTGCGAACTCGGCGCGTGCCTCTCCGTTCAGAACGGGATGGGCAACGAGGCGACGCTCGCGGCCGCGCTGGACTGTCCGGTGCTTGCGGGCACCTGCACCTACGGTGCTCGACTCGACGAGCCCGGAACCGTCGCGTTCACCGGTCGGGGAGAGGTGGTGCTCGGGCCGCCAGCTGGCGGGCGTTCCGAGACGGCCGAGCGGGTCGGCGCGGCGTTCGGGGGAGCCGGCGTCGAGACGACCGTCGCGGCGGACATGCCCAGCCGGCTGTGGGCGAAACTGGCGGTCAACGCCGCTATCAACGCCGCGACGGCGCTGGCCCGCGTGGAAAACGGCGCGCTCGCCGACGGGCCGGGCGCCGCCCTCGCGGCCGACGCCGCCCGCGAGACCGCCCGCGTCGCCCGCGAACAGGGGGTCGACCTTGCCGACGAGCGCGCCGTCGAGCTGACCCGACAGGTCGTCCGGGACACCGCGGCGAACCGCTCGTCGATGCTGCAGGACGTCGAGGCCGGGCGGGCGACCGAAATCGACGCGATAAACGGCTACGTCGTGGCCGCGGCCGACGGGCCGGTGCCGGTCAACGAGACGCTGACGCGGCTGGTCCGGACGCGGGAGCGGGCCGACTAG
- a CDS encoding lysylphosphatidylglycerol synthase transmembrane domain-containing protein — MSSDSSALDLLDRRTVAQILLGFLVAGGVLALLVDFVGTEGVLAGLRRADLGWLALACLSTAVCLTAWGKAWQIVLGVAGIEESFPKLVVTYYAATFANYVTPLGQAGGEPFIAYVLSRDTDASYQDSLASVVTADLLNLFPFVTFSGVGFAALLYGSSLPAAIEPLAGGLVVLSVGVPLVTAVGWRYRDRLRAAILRAAAPLVGRLPVFSLDGLRERIRETESAFERIARDRRALAKALSVSYIGWVFFALPLYFSAQAVGAELPLLLVFFIVPASTLAGLVPSPGGSGAVETALVVLVVALTAVGGTDAAVIAILYRVASYLFALVLGGVAALYVLRRN; from the coding sequence GTGAGCTCGGACAGCTCGGCCCTGGACTTGCTCGACCGCAGGACCGTCGCCCAGATACTCCTGGGGTTTCTGGTCGCGGGCGGCGTACTCGCCCTGCTGGTCGACTTCGTCGGCACCGAGGGCGTGCTCGCTGGGCTCCGCCGCGCCGACCTCGGCTGGCTGGCGCTGGCCTGTCTCTCGACGGCCGTCTGCCTCACCGCGTGGGGGAAAGCCTGGCAAATCGTGCTGGGCGTGGCGGGCATCGAGGAGTCGTTCCCGAAGCTCGTCGTGACCTACTACGCGGCGACCTTCGCCAACTACGTTACCCCGCTGGGCCAGGCCGGCGGCGAGCCCTTCATCGCCTACGTCCTCTCGCGGGACACGGACGCGAGCTACCAGGACAGCCTCGCCAGCGTCGTCACCGCGGATCTCCTGAACCTGTTCCCCTTTGTCACTTTCTCCGGGGTCGGCTTCGCGGCGCTGCTGTACGGGAGTTCGCTCCCCGCGGCCATCGAACCGCTTGCGGGCGGGCTGGTCGTCCTCTCGGTGGGCGTCCCGCTGGTCACCGCCGTCGGGTGGCGCTATCGCGACCGGCTCCGGGCCGCGATACTCCGGGCCGCCGCGCCGCTGGTCGGACGGCTGCCGGTGTTCAGCCTCGACGGGCTCCGCGAGCGGATCCGCGAGACCGAGAGCGCCTTCGAGCGCATCGCGCGGGACCGCCGGGCGCTGGCGAAGGCGCTGAGCGTCTCCTACATCGGCTGGGTCTTCTTCGCTCTGCCGCTGTACTTCTCGGCCCAGGCCGTCGGCGCCGAACTGCCGCTGTTGCTCGTCTTCTTCATCGTTCCGGCCTCGACGCTGGCCGGGCTGGTCCCCTCCCCCGGCGGCTCCGGGGCCGTCGAGACGGCCCTCGTCGTGCTGGTCGTGGCCCTGACCGCCGTCGGCGGGACCGACGCGGCCGTCATCGCCATCCTCTATCGCGTGGCCAGCTACCTGTTCGCGCTGGTACTGGGCGGCGTGGCGGCGCTGTACGTCCTCCGGCGCAACTAG
- a CDS encoding sulfatase translates to MSDTDGDNVLFVVLDTVRKDRLTVYDDELETTPNLAEFADEAAVFEGAVAPAPWTLPVHASMFTGLYPSEHEATQEDPYLEGATTLAESLSAAGYDTACYSSNAWITSYTNLTAGFSDHDNFFQIMPSELLSGPLASLWKTMNDNDTLRGVADRMVQVGNKIHEHLAEGGGGDTKTPQVIDKTIDFVDESDDFFAFINLMDAHLPYHPPEEYAERFAPGVDPTEVCQNSKEFNCGARDIDDDEWDDIRGLYDAELAHIDDQLDRLFSHLKETGQWEDTTVVVCADHGELFGEHGLYGHEFGIYDPLVNVPLMVKHPDIEPERDDETTVELVDLYHTVLDAAGAEGRGEPLQSARSLLSADYRDFAEETGGVPRGDVGFVEYHQPVVELRQLEGKASGAGIELDEQSRFYSRMGAARTTEEKYIHCTRIPDEAYHVGRDPGETENLVGTDDEPEHLRRALFEFVDAVGATWPDEADGADGDVLSGMDGETKDRLQDLGYLE, encoded by the coding sequence ATGAGCGATACGGACGGTGACAACGTTCTCTTCGTCGTGCTGGACACGGTCCGAAAGGACCGCCTGACCGTCTACGACGACGAGCTCGAGACGACACCGAACCTCGCCGAGTTCGCCGACGAGGCGGCCGTCTTCGAAGGCGCCGTCGCGCCGGCGCCGTGGACGCTGCCGGTCCACGCCTCGATGTTCACCGGCCTCTATCCGAGCGAACACGAGGCCACCCAGGAGGACCCCTATCTGGAGGGGGCCACGACGCTCGCGGAGTCGCTGTCGGCGGCGGGGTACGACACCGCCTGTTACTCCTCGAACGCCTGGATAACGAGCTACACGAACCTCACCGCGGGCTTTTCCGACCACGACAACTTCTTCCAGATTATGCCCAGCGAGCTCCTGTCGGGCCCGCTGGCCTCGCTGTGGAAGACGATGAACGACAACGACACCCTGCGCGGGGTCGCCGACCGGATGGTCCAGGTCGGCAACAAGATACACGAACACCTCGCCGAGGGAGGCGGCGGCGACACGAAAACCCCGCAGGTCATCGACAAGACCATCGACTTCGTCGACGAGAGCGACGACTTCTTCGCCTTCATCAACCTGATGGACGCCCACCTCCCCTATCACCCGCCCGAGGAGTACGCCGAGCGGTTCGCCCCCGGCGTCGACCCCACGGAGGTGTGCCAGAACTCCAAGGAGTTCAACTGCGGCGCCCGCGACATCGACGACGACGAGTGGGACGACATCCGGGGGCTCTACGACGCCGAGCTGGCCCACATCGACGACCAGCTCGACCGGCTGTTCTCGCATCTCAAGGAGACCGGCCAGTGGGAGGACACCACCGTCGTCGTCTGTGCCGACCACGGCGAGCTGTTCGGCGAACACGGCCTCTACGGCCACGAGTTCGGCATCTACGACCCGCTGGTGAACGTCCCGCTGATGGTCAAACACCCCGACATAGAGCCGGAGCGGGACGACGAGACGACCGTCGAACTCGTGGACCTCTATCACACTGTTCTTGACGCGGCGGGCGCCGAGGGCCGGGGCGAGCCCCTGCAGTCGGCCCGCTCGCTGCTGTCGGCTGACTACCGGGACTTCGCCGAGGAGACGGGCGGCGTACCCCGCGGCGACGTCGGCTTCGTCGAGTACCACCAGCCCGTCGTCGAACTCCGGCAGCTGGAGGGGAAAGCCAGCGGGGCCGGCATCGAACTGGACGAGCAGTCCCGCTTTTACTCCCGGATGGGCGCCGCGCGGACCACCGAGGAGAAGTACATCCACTGCACGCGCATCCCGGACGAGGCCTACCACGTGGGCCGGGACCCCGGCGAGACCGAGAACCTCGTCGGCACCGACGACGAGCCCGAACACCTGCGGCGGGCGCTGTTCGAGTTCGTCGACGCAGTCGGGGCGACCTGGCCCGACGAGGCCGACGGCGCCGACGGCGACGTGCTCTCCGGGATGGACGGCGAGACGAAAGACAGACTACAGGACCTGGGTTACCTCGAATAG
- a CDS encoding NifU family protein, which produces MSTETEDGDDLRERITNFLRRNFPQIQMHGGSAAIEEIDREEGSVTIRLGGACSGCGISPMTIQAIKTRMTKEIPEISEVVARTGMEGGEGMAGGADGGMSPSFPGGDSRGGDVGGNDEGPEAPF; this is translated from the coding sequence ATGAGCACGGAAACCGAGGACGGGGACGACCTGCGCGAGCGAATCACGAACTTCCTGCGCCGGAACTTCCCACAGATTCAGATGCACGGCGGCAGCGCGGCCATCGAGGAGATAGACCGCGAAGAGGGCAGCGTCACCATCCGCCTGGGCGGGGCCTGTTCCGGCTGTGGCATCTCCCCGATGACCATCCAGGCCATCAAGACCCGCATGACGAAGGAGATTCCCGAAATCAGCGAGGTCGTCGCCCGCACCGGCATGGAAGGCGGCGAAGGAATGGCCGGCGGCGCCGACGGCGGCATGAGCCCCTCCTTCCCCGGCGGCGACTCCCGCGGCGGCGACGTGGGCGGCAACGACGAAGGCCCGGAAGCGCCGTTCTAG
- the twy1 gene encoding 4-demethylwyosine synthase TYW1 gives MSDSDSGGPKQVSDPDYHSQNHTAAQTCGWTANALRGEGKCYKYAFYGIESHRCIQMTPVVKCNERCVFCWRDHAGHAYELGDVAWDDPAAVADASVELQRKLLSGFGGNDEVPREVFEQAMEPRHVAISLDGEPTLYPYLPELIEEFHTRDITTFLVSNGTDPEMLARCDPTQLYVSVDAPDRKTFDSTVKAVEDDAWHNLIDTLDVLAGKDDTRTVIRSTLVRDENMHHPAWYAAMCDRADADFVELKAYMHVGHSRGRLDRESMPSHEEILDFAEEIGAFLPDHDTVKEVEPSRVAMLARDADTWVPKLNKDSEFWADDPLAEY, from the coding sequence ATGAGCGACAGCGACTCGGGCGGCCCCAAGCAGGTCTCCGACCCCGACTACCACAGCCAGAACCACACGGCGGCCCAGACCTGCGGCTGGACGGCCAACGCCTTGCGGGGCGAGGGGAAATGCTACAAGTACGCCTTCTACGGCATCGAATCCCATCGCTGCATCCAGATGACGCCCGTGGTCAAGTGCAACGAGCGCTGTGTCTTCTGCTGGCGCGACCACGCCGGCCACGCCTACGAGCTGGGCGACGTGGCGTGGGACGACCCCGCCGCCGTCGCAGACGCGAGCGTCGAACTCCAGCGGAAGCTCCTCTCGGGTTTTGGCGGCAACGACGAGGTGCCCCGAGAGGTGTTCGAGCAGGCGATGGAGCCCCGCCACGTCGCCATCTCGCTGGACGGCGAGCCGACCCTCTATCCCTATCTCCCCGAACTCATCGAGGAGTTCCACACACGCGACATCACCACGTTCCTCGTCTCGAACGGCACCGACCCCGAGATGCTGGCCCGGTGTGACCCGACACAGCTGTACGTCTCCGTCGACGCCCCCGACCGCAAGACGTTCGACAGCACGGTGAAGGCCGTCGAGGACGACGCCTGGCACAACCTCATCGACACGCTGGACGTGCTGGCCGGGAAAGACGACACCCGCACCGTCATCCGGAGCACGCTCGTGCGCGACGAGAACATGCACCATCCGGCGTGGTACGCGGCGATGTGTGACCGGGCCGACGCCGACTTCGTGGAGCTGAAGGCGTACATGCACGTGGGCCACTCGCGGGGCCGACTCGACAGGGAGTCGATGCCCAGCCACGAGGAGATTCTCGACTTCGCCGAGGAGATTGGGGCCTTCCTCCCCGACCACGACACCGTCAAGGAGGTCGAACCCTCCCGCGTGGCGATGCTCGCCCGCGACGCGGACACGTGGGTCCCGAAACTGAACAAGGACAGCGAGTTCTGGGCCGACGACCCGCTGGCCGAGTACTGA